The Henckelia pumila isolate YLH828 chromosome 2, ASM3356847v2, whole genome shotgun sequence genome includes a window with the following:
- the LOC140877374 gene encoding uncharacterized protein, which translates to MADFFDFITSTGLSDAGFVGSKFTWTNNSIWKHLDRVLLSSNWVEYFNSFRVEDLHRGSYDHCPLQISAPFFPRQSVSFRFQNMWFSQKRFMQTVMLNWNNPCPDNDLSRLVFKLKRLKNNLKWWNKNVFGNVHEKVKALDQKASQAQVKFDDTPFKENRTALSLALANLALGLYMEEDFWNKKSSAKWIMKGEKNTVLFHNMVNRSLLTGEPLVLSEPKFDNISVLITEEDNRFLLEPLSEKEFHLDSIAGPDRFSARFYRNYWEIVKADVIDAAREFWSSTSLPRSITTTSLILIPKIFEAEIWSDFRPISLCNVRDGSSFKSSNEWGKYYVELDMAKDYDKVQWDFLYQMLRDFGFLEGFCQVILQCVNNCWFSVMVNGSLSGFFHSKIGLMQGDPISPTMFIIAVEYLSRGLDNLFARHRTLHISTGCPFRISHLAYVDDLIIFANGSISGIKIIRKFLFHYEQCSDQLIRNAKSVVLTVSNCPPQKKGKYLEITGFGEGSLPIKYLDDPLFIGPKKSFYFLPIISSATKKLQGWDTQLLSFGSRLCSLRGLFCIDSICYVQNSYKELRREIGKFIRFLGRIFVFQFLKGFRSVDSLWSKFLVTRYYKFDPPVAVQTKPNISPIWRQMMKIKGRAEQEIGWRIGEGLLSFWFDSWFPDGPISSLTIIQGNSSRHVEWFLEDHKWNLARLLLVVPPHIAYRIMDVPIHPISKDVAVWKPTLIGGSLKEFRLMISFRKGEFIWLRFAKDVATKSLLIIYFLSVSLQLVCGNILVGSSEFKIFFSSLIERVRMKCRLAEVDFLAALAILNADFSSCELTGIVNKIQTILLDSEVRKSHIYRKANGAANELANLGLDLGSAILHPTDIYGKLKGICRLDKSGLLYIRVKSIVS; encoded by the exons ATGGctgatttttttgattttattactTCAACGGGGCTATCTGATGCTGGTTTCGTTGGTTCAAAGTTCACTTGGACTAACAATAGTATTTGGAAGCATTTGGATAGGGTCCTCCTTTCTTCTAATTGGGTGGAGTACTTTAATTCTTTCAGGGTGGAAGATCTTCATCGAGGGTCTTATGATCATTGTCCCCTTCAGATTTCAGCCCCTTTCTTTCCCAGACAGTCAGTGTCCTTTCGGTTTCAGAATATGTGGTTTTCTCAAAAGAGGTTTATGCAAACTGTGATGTTGAACTGGAATAATCCTTGCCCAGATAATGATCTTAGCAGATTGGTTTTTAAATTGAAGAGGCTTAAGAATAATCTTAAATGGTGGAACAAAAATGTATTTGGTAACGTACATGAAAAAGTTAAGGCTCTTGATCAAAAAGCTTCTCAAGCTCAGGTCAAATTTGATGATACTCCTTTTAAAGAGAATCGAACAGCCCTTTCCCTGGCTCTTGCTAATCTTGCTTTGGGCttgtatatggaggaagatttCTGGAATAAAAAATCATCTGCCAAATGGATCATGAAGGGTGAGAAGAATACTGTTCTTTTTCATAATATGGTTAATCgt AGTTTGTTGACTGGGGAACCTTTAGTTCTTTCTGAGCCTAAGTTTGATAACATCTCGGTGTTGATTACAGAGGAGGATAATCGTTTTTTGTTAGAACCGTTATCTGAGAAAGAATTTCATCTAGATAGTATTGCTGGTCCTGATAGGTTTTCAGCTAGGTTTTATAGAAACTACTGGGAGATTGTGAAAGCAGATGTTATTGATGCAGCCAGAGAATTTTGGTCAAGCACCTCTTTACCTAGGAGCATCACAACAACCTCTCTtattttaattcctaagattTTTGAAGCTGAGATATGGTCTGATTTTAGACCAATTAGCTTATGTAATGTTA GAGATGGTTCATCATTTAAATCATCAAACGAGTGGGGgaaatattatgttgaattggATATGGCGAAAGATTATGATAAGGTTCAGTGGGATTTCTTATATCAGATGCTGCGGGATTTTGGTTTTTTAGAGGGATTTTGCCAAGTTATCCTTCAATGTGTTAACAACTGCTGGTTCTCTGTTATGGTTAATGGTTCTCTCTCGGGCTTCTTTCATTCGAAAATAGGTCTCATGCAAGGGGATCCGATCTCTCCTACTATGTTCATAATTGCTGTTGAATATTTGTCTAGGGGATTGGACAATTTATTTGCTCGGCATAGGACGCTTCATATCAGTACGGGCTGTCCTTTCAGAATATCTCATTTGGCATATGTGGATGATCTTATTATTTTTGCTAATGGCTCTATTTCAGGGATCAAGATAATTcggaaatttttatttcattatgaACAGTGTTCCGATCAGCTCATTAGAAATGCGAAGAGTGTGGTACTTACTGTCAGTAACTGTCCACCTCAGAAGAAGGGGAAGTATCTTGAGATCACTGGCTTTGGAGAGGGTTCTCTTCCTATTAAATATTTAGATGATCCTCTCTTTATCGGCCCAAAAAagagtttttactttttgcCTATTATCTCTAGCGCTACTAAGAAACTGCAAGGATGGGATACGCAGCTTTTGTCTTTTGGTAGTAG GTTATGCAGCCTCCGGGGACTATTTTGCATAGATTCGATATGTTATGTGCAAAATTCTTACAAGGAGCTAAggagggaaataggaaaattcATTAGGTTTCTTGGAAGAATATTTGTCTTCCAGTTTCTGAAGGGGTTTAG GTCTGTCGATTCTCTATGGAGTAAATTCTTGGTGACAAGATACTATAAATTTGATCCTCCGGTAGCTGTTCAGACTAAGCCGAATATCTCTCCAATATGGCGTCAGATGATGAAAATTAAGGGCAGGGCTGAACAGGAGATTGGTTGGAGGATTGGAGAGGGTCTGCTTAGCTTCTGGTTTGACTCTTGGTTTCCGGATGGTCCTATTTCTTCTCTGACTATTATTCAAGGGAATTCTTCCAGACACGTTGAATGGTTTTTGGAGGATCACAAATGGAATCTGGCTCGACTGCTATTGGTGGTTCCTCCTCATATTGCATACCGGATTATGGATGTACCCATTCATCCTATTTCGAAAGATGTTGCAGTTTGGAAGCCAACTCTTATTG GTGGTTCTTTAAAAGAATTCCGGTTGATGATATCCTTCAGGAAAGGGGAATTTATTTGGCTTCGATTTGCCAAGGATGTTGCAACCAAGAGTCTTTTGATCATCTATTTTTTGAGTGTGTCCCTGCAATTGGTGTGCGGCAATATTTTGGTCGGCTCTTCCGAgttcaaaattttcttttcttcgCTAATTGAAAGGGTTCGAATG AAGTGCAGGCTTGCTGAAG TGGATTTTTTGGCAGCTCTAGCTATTTTGAATGCGGATTTTTCTTCTTGCGAACTCACAGGGATTGTGAATAAGATTCAAACTATTCTTCTGGATTCTGAGGTTCGGAAATCGCATATTTATAGGAAAGCTAATGGAGCGGCGAATGAATTAGCCAACCTCGGCTTGGATTTGGGATCGGCCATATTGCACCCGACAGATATTTATGGGAAGCTTAAAGGGATTTGTAGACTAGATAAATCTGGTCTACTTTATATTAGAGTTAAGTCTATTGTTTCTTAA